One region of Erythrolamprus reginae isolate rEryReg1 chromosome 8, rEryReg1.hap1, whole genome shotgun sequence genomic DNA includes:
- the CAMK2N1 gene encoding calcium/calmodulin-dependent protein kinase II inhibitor 1 produces the protein MSEVQLSPGGEAGDGAPLGFACRLQDTSSFGPGAAGKRAPKLAQIGRSKCGKTPPRTAPLQLCRQGGLEILPPSHPVVIEDDQIDDVLKNISQKPPPGV, from the exons ATGTCTGAGGTGCAGCTGAGCCCCGGCGGGGAGGCGGGCGATGGGGCGCCGCTGGGCTTCGCCTGCCGCCTGCAGGACACCAGCAGCTTCGGCCCGGGGGCCGCCGGCAAGCGCGCCCCCAAACTGGCCCAGATCGGACGCAGCAAGTGCGGTAAGACCCCACCCCGAACGGCCCCGCTGCAACTTTGCCGGCAGGGGGGTCTGGAgatcctccctccttctcatccAG TTGTCATTGAGGACGATCAAATTGATGACgtgttgaaaaacatttcacaaaagccACCTCCGGGGgtctaa
- the MUL1 gene encoding mitochondrial ubiquitin ligase activator of NFKB 1 isoform X1, which produces MVAGLFVCCDCTLERQEGSRPRVITMDSAGHPSTGEIILLATSSAVTAILYAVYRHKSKVANSLKGAKKVTLDQDLKNLLMEAPGKCVPYAVIEGVVRSVKESLNSQFVDSCKGVVQRLTLQEHKMVWNRTTHFWSNYEKIIHQRTNTVPFDLVAPGSEGPPEVAVRVLKPLSAGELSLETVYERFHPSVQSLTDAIGHYISGERPKGIKETEEMLTVGAALTGVGELVLDSGTIKLQPPKQGLRYCLSSLGFQALLERQESSARFWRVLATLCGLASCALLLFLLHRQCRRQREKRRLRQAMEGQAAGGDGTDTCVVCLSNGRACAFLECGHVCSCLKCYEALPRPPHCPVCRQPIVRVVPLYNS; this is translated from the exons ATGGTTGCGGGGCTGTTTGTGTGTTGTGATTGTACCCTGGAAAGACAAGAG GGAAGTCGCCCTCGAGTGATAACCATGGACTCCGCCGGTCACCCTTCCACAGGCGAAATAATCCTTCTGGCAACCAGTTCAGCTGTTACGGCAATCCTCTATGCCGTTTACAGACACAAGTCGAAAGTCGCAAACAGTCTGAAG GGGGCTAAAAAAGTCACCCTAGATCAGGATTTAAAGAACCTGCTGATGGAAGCCCCAGGGAAGTGTGTCCCCTATGCAGTGATAGAAG GTGTGGTGCGCTCCGTCAAGGAAAGCCTCAACAGCCAGTTTGTGGACAGCTGCAAAGGGGTGGTCCAGAGGCTGACCCTCCAGGAGCACAAGATGGTGTGGAACCGGACCACCCACTTCTG GAGCAACTACGAAAAGATCATCCACCAGAGGACCAACACAGTCCCTTTCGATCTGGTGGCCCCAGGGAGCGAGGGCCCCCCCGAGGTGGCCGTGAGGGTCCTGAAGCCCCTCAGTGCTGGGGAGCTGAGCCTGGAGACCGTCTACGAGAGATTCCACCCCTCGGTGCAGTCCCTGACCGACGCCATCGGCCACTACATCAGCGGAGAGCGGCCCAAAGGGATCAAGGAGACGGAGGAGATGCTGACGGTGGGGGCGGCCCTGACGGGGGTCGGAGAGCTGGTCCTGGACAGCGGCACCATCAAGCTGCAGCCCCCCAAGCAGGGCCTGCGCTACTGCCTGAGCAGCCTGGGCTTCCAGGCGCTGCTGGAGCGGCAGGAGTCGAGCGCCCGGTTCTGGAGGGTCCTGGCGACCCTCTGCGGTCTGGCCAGCtgcgccctcctcctcttcctcctgcacaGACAGTGCCGGCGCCAGCGGGAGAAGCGGCGGCTGCGTCAGGCGATGGAGGGCCAGGCGGCCGGAGGGGACGGCACCGACACCTGCGTGGTCTGCCTGAGCAACGGCCGAGCCTGCGCCTTCCTCGAGTGCGGCCACGTCTGCTCCTGCCTCAAGTGCTACGAGGCCCTCCCCAGGCCCCCCCACTGCCCCGTCTGCCGGCAGCCCATTGTCCGGGTGGTGCCTCTCTACAACAGCTGA
- the MUL1 gene encoding mitochondrial ubiquitin ligase activator of NFKB 1 isoform X2 produces MDSAGHPSTGEIILLATSSAVTAILYAVYRHKSKVANSLKGAKKVTLDQDLKNLLMEAPGKCVPYAVIEGVVRSVKESLNSQFVDSCKGVVQRLTLQEHKMVWNRTTHFWSNYEKIIHQRTNTVPFDLVAPGSEGPPEVAVRVLKPLSAGELSLETVYERFHPSVQSLTDAIGHYISGERPKGIKETEEMLTVGAALTGVGELVLDSGTIKLQPPKQGLRYCLSSLGFQALLERQESSARFWRVLATLCGLASCALLLFLLHRQCRRQREKRRLRQAMEGQAAGGDGTDTCVVCLSNGRACAFLECGHVCSCLKCYEALPRPPHCPVCRQPIVRVVPLYNS; encoded by the exons ATGGACTCCGCCGGTCACCCTTCCACAGGCGAAATAATCCTTCTGGCAACCAGTTCAGCTGTTACGGCAATCCTCTATGCCGTTTACAGACACAAGTCGAAAGTCGCAAACAGTCTGAAG GGGGCTAAAAAAGTCACCCTAGATCAGGATTTAAAGAACCTGCTGATGGAAGCCCCAGGGAAGTGTGTCCCCTATGCAGTGATAGAAG GTGTGGTGCGCTCCGTCAAGGAAAGCCTCAACAGCCAGTTTGTGGACAGCTGCAAAGGGGTGGTCCAGAGGCTGACCCTCCAGGAGCACAAGATGGTGTGGAACCGGACCACCCACTTCTG GAGCAACTACGAAAAGATCATCCACCAGAGGACCAACACAGTCCCTTTCGATCTGGTGGCCCCAGGGAGCGAGGGCCCCCCCGAGGTGGCCGTGAGGGTCCTGAAGCCCCTCAGTGCTGGGGAGCTGAGCCTGGAGACCGTCTACGAGAGATTCCACCCCTCGGTGCAGTCCCTGACCGACGCCATCGGCCACTACATCAGCGGAGAGCGGCCCAAAGGGATCAAGGAGACGGAGGAGATGCTGACGGTGGGGGCGGCCCTGACGGGGGTCGGAGAGCTGGTCCTGGACAGCGGCACCATCAAGCTGCAGCCCCCCAAGCAGGGCCTGCGCTACTGCCTGAGCAGCCTGGGCTTCCAGGCGCTGCTGGAGCGGCAGGAGTCGAGCGCCCGGTTCTGGAGGGTCCTGGCGACCCTCTGCGGTCTGGCCAGCtgcgccctcctcctcttcctcctgcacaGACAGTGCCGGCGCCAGCGGGAGAAGCGGCGGCTGCGTCAGGCGATGGAGGGCCAGGCGGCCGGAGGGGACGGCACCGACACCTGCGTGGTCTGCCTGAGCAACGGCCGAGCCTGCGCCTTCCTCGAGTGCGGCCACGTCTGCTCCTGCCTCAAGTGCTACGAGGCCCTCCCCAGGCCCCCCCACTGCCCCGTCTGCCGGCAGCCCATTGTCCGGGTGGTGCCTCTCTACAACAGCTGA
- the LOC139170737 gene encoding basic phospholipase A2-like, translated as MALFHNDHVRLDSLSEAPAGRMKSNGRKRIRFKGLPEMRLSHVAMMLGASVFAITASNLFNFKQMIQRITQKNALIYFNGYGCYCGKGGRGKPKDHTDECCFNHDCCYDNLHHQGCHPYIDHYRYLIVNNTVLCKYRKVSVCATLACECDKDASLCFKREAPTYNHKLRHYPIVMCKDVTPKCFPGPEF; from the exons ATGGCTCTGTTCCACAATGACCATGTGAGGTTGGACAGCCTTTCCGAAGCACCTGCCGGCAGGATGAAAAGTAACGGACGGAAGAGGATCAGATTCAAG gGTCTTCCAGAGATGAGGCTGTCTCATGTAGCCATGATGCTGGGGGCGAGCG TGTTTGCCATCACCGCCAGCAACCTCTTCAACTTCAAGCAGATGATCCAGCGGATCACGCAGAAGAACGCCCTCATCTACTTCAACGGCTACGGCTGCTATTGCGGGAAGGGTGGGCGAGGGAAGCCCAAGGACCACACAGACGA GTGTTGCTTTAACCATGATTGCTGCTACGATAATTTGCATCACCAGGGTTGCCACCCGTACATTGACCACTACAGATACCTGATTGTCAACAACACTGTGCTCTGCA AGTACAGAAAGGTTTCGGTGTGTGCCACCTTGGCGTGTGAGTGTGACAAAGACGCCAGCTTGTGCTTCAAAAGGGAAGCGCCGACCTACAACCACAAACTGCGACATTATCCCATAGTTATGTGCAAAGACGTGACCCCCAAGTGTTTCCCCGGCCCCGAGTTTTGA
- the LOC139171130 gene encoding phospholipase A2, membrane associated-like, whose amino-acid sequence MGPSILLLCLLASVLTTTHGSLVQLHDMITKVTGKSAVPFYSSYGCHCGIGGRGTPKDATDSCCRRHDCCYDGLVRSRCSPKTTRYSFSYRQGQLQCGRTSNRCQASICSCDRTLALCLKRNVYRYQKKYTYYWNALCKGTSPRC is encoded by the exons ATGGGGCCCTCCATCCTGCTGCTGTGCCTGCTGGCTTCGG TGCTGACCACGACCCACGGAAGCTTGGTGCAACTTCATGACATGATCACCAAAGTGACCGGCAAGAGCGCCGTCCCATTTTATTCTTCCTATGGGTGCCACTGCGGCATTGGGGGCAGAGGGACTCCCAAGGATGCCACGGACAG CTGTTGCCGGAGGCACGACTGCTGCTACGACGGGCTGGTGAGGTCGAGGTGCTCTCCGAAAACCACCAGATACAGCTTCAGTTACCGCCAGGGGCAGCTCCAGTGTG GCCGCACTTCCAACCGGTGCCAGGCGTCGATCTGCAGCTGTGACCGGACCTTGGCACTGTGCCTGAAGCGAAACGTGTACCGGTACCAGAAGAAATACACTTATTACTGGAACGCCCTGTGCAAGGGGACCTCCCCCCGCTGCTGA
- the LOC139171128 gene encoding phospholipase A2 nigroviriditoxin basic subunit B-like isoform X2, which yields MGKQVPSPPFPSPSHKRAQPPLQGTEKRREKLAGRRRGGLTDPSPNTDRKVARLEGSLFEFGRMIKEETGKNPFPFYTFYGCYCGLGGKGRPRDATDRCCLMHDCCYENLTGCHTKTDSYEYSRKDGVILCEGGTWCKEQICKCDKAAAICLRESLQTYSKKYQFYVDAHCKEGPKECPGGPTADPPATQL from the exons ATGGGGAAGCAGgtgccctcccctcccttcccctccccttcccataAAAGGGCCCAGCCGCCTCTTCAGGGGACAGAGAAGCGGAGGGAGAAGCTTGCAGGGAGAAGACGAGGGGGGCTTACGGACCCCTCCCCAAACACTGACAGAAAAGTCGCCAGGT TGGAGGGAAGCCTCTTCGAATTCGGGAGGATGATCAAGGAAGAGACGGGGAAAAACCCCTTCCCCTTCTACACCTTCTACGGATGCTACTGCGGCCTGGGGGGCAAAGGCCGGCCACGGGACGCCACGGACCG CTGCTGCCTGATGCACGACTGCTGCTACGAGAATCTGACCGGCTGCCACACCAAAACGGACAGCTATGAATACAGCCGGAAGGACGGGGTCATCCTCTGTG AAGGAGGCACCTGGTGCAAGGAGCAGATCTGCAAGTGCGACAAGGCCGCAGCCATCTGCCTCCGGGAGAGCCTGCAGACCTACAGCAAAAAGTACCAGTTCTACGTGGACGCCCACTGCAAAGAGGGCCCGAAGGAGTGCCCGGGAGGCCCCACGGCTGACC
- the LOC139171128 gene encoding acidic phospholipase A2 5-like isoform X1, whose translation MGKQVPSPPFPSPSHKRAQPPLQGTEKRREKLAGRRRGGLTDPSPNTDRKVARCPDSRGMKTFWTVAVLLVSVEGSLFEFGRMIKEETGKNPFPFYTFYGCYCGLGGKGRPRDATDRCCLMHDCCYENLTGCHTKTDSYEYSRKDGVILCEGGTWCKEQICKCDKAAAICLRESLQTYSKKYQFYVDAHCKEGPKECPGGPTADPPATQL comes from the exons ATGGGGAAGCAGgtgccctcccctcccttcccctccccttcccataAAAGGGCCCAGCCGCCTCTTCAGGGGACAGAGAAGCGGAGGGAGAAGCTTGCAGGGAGAAGACGAGGGGGGCTTACGGACCCCTCCCCAAACACTGACAGAAAAGTCGCCAGGT GTCCGGATTCAAGAGGAATGAAGACCTTCTGGACGGTGGCTGTGTTGCTGGTCAGTG TGGAGGGAAGCCTCTTCGAATTCGGGAGGATGATCAAGGAAGAGACGGGGAAAAACCCCTTCCCCTTCTACACCTTCTACGGATGCTACTGCGGCCTGGGGGGCAAAGGCCGGCCACGGGACGCCACGGACCG CTGCTGCCTGATGCACGACTGCTGCTACGAGAATCTGACCGGCTGCCACACCAAAACGGACAGCTATGAATACAGCCGGAAGGACGGGGTCATCCTCTGTG AAGGAGGCACCTGGTGCAAGGAGCAGATCTGCAAGTGCGACAAGGCCGCAGCCATCTGCCTCCGGGAGAGCCTGCAGACCTACAGCAAAAAGTACCAGTTCTACGTGGACGCCCACTGCAAAGAGGGCCCGAAGGAGTGCCCGGGAGGCCCCACGGCTGACC